The stretch of DNA CCTCTGGCACGCTGAGCCCAGCGCTGAACAAGCGCCGCTCACGTCGGCCACTGCGCAGTGGCTGGCCTGGTTGCTAGCCACCGACGGCGTATCCTCGGTTCCTGCGCCGGTACTACGGGCCTGGGTAAGCCGCTGGCAAGCTGAAACGGCCGCGGCGCACTACTTATTGCCCCTTGCGCCCGATAGTGGTAGAGAGCTGCTACGTGCCTGGTGCGGGCTCCCCCAAGTAGCCATCAGCTACCCGGAATACCAAGCCCTGGCTCAACTGGCAGAATGCCCATTGCCTCTGCCCGCCGACTGGATTCCCCAGGCCAAACAGCAGTGGGATGACGACCTGCGCGCCCAGGTAGCGGCTACCCCCGCCGGTACCGAAGCAGGCTTAACTGCCGCCGCGTGGTGGGGACAAACCCGCGCCGCCCTGCGCCACTCCGAGCTGGTACCAGCTGCTCTCGATGTGGTGTTGCGCCTTCTGGATGAGCAGCCTGCCGTTCTGTCCGAAGATTTGCTCCGCGCCCTGCGCGGTAGCTTGCCTGCCACCGAATACGCCTGCTTGCATAAGCAGCTTCCGCCCCCGGAGCCCGGTACCCTGCCCACTGAGCCCGAAGCCATGCTGCGCTGGGTGACGGACGAGTACCTGCCGTATCGGGCCTGGCAGGCCGAGCAGCCTCATAACCCTCAAGCGGCCGCCACGGCTCGCACTCACGCTCTGGCATTTGGCGAATGGTTATTGGAATCTTACCCTGCCCAACTCACCGGTGCTTCTCATCCCTACCAACAGCTATATTGGGCTCAATCTACGCGAGTAAAGCCTCAACACGCCCAGGAGATAGTGGTGTGGGTGATAGCCGATGGCCTGGGGTGGAATGATGCCCGCTTGCTGGCTCGTCACGTGTCCGAGCTGTCCCACGGCGACGTAGCCGCCACCCAGGCCACGCCCTGCTTTGGGTTGCTGCCCACCATTACCCGGTTCACAAAAGCCGCCGTGCGGGCTGGTCTGCCTTACCAGCAGTTGGTACCGCACCTAGCGCAGCACACTGCCGCCGCCGATACGGATGTGCGTGACCATCAAGACCCGGTAACCCGCGCCCACCAGCTGCAGGGTGGCCAGATGCTCGTCTGGAAACCCCTGCAACCCGACGAAGCCTACCACGAAAAAGGGGAGCTGAGTGTAGTGCGCCGCTCGGCACGCTCGGCGCTACGCGAGTTGGCTGAAACCATCGTTGAAATAGCCCGTGCCGTACCTCGCACCTACGCGCTGCGCCTCATGCTTACCACCGACCACGGGCGTATGATGGGCCCTGGCACCCGCGAAATCACGGTGCCCGAAGGCTTTGAGGCCCACGGCCGCGTCGCCTACCGCCTGGGGGATGGCCCCGCGCCCACTCCTTCCCCCGATATTCATTGGCTCAACCCATCCACCTGGTTCAACCTGCCCGGTTGGGTGGGCGTCGTGCGCGACGAGCGTAGCTTCCGGGTGCGCCGTTCCGACGGTAGCCAAGCTAGCGGTGCTGATAATTTCTCCCACGGCGGCCTCTGGCCCGAGGAAGTAGTAGTGCCCTGGCTCAGCCTAAGCCGCCACGTGTCGCCCGCTCGCCTGTCGGGTAGCGCCGCGGGCCGGGGTAGGGTAGGAGCCACCGGCTCCGTTACCGTGCAGCTTACCCACCACGGCGACCATACCGTGCAGGTACGCCGCTTGGTCCTGGCTTGGCCCACCACCGGCACCGTGCACGAACTACCCGCCGCAGCTACGCTGCCGGGCAAGCAAACCACCACGCTGACGCTACCCCTGGCCGATTGGCCCGCCGGCCAGCGAATCAGTTCAGCGGAAGTAAGCATCGTAGTTGAGCAGGCTGATGGGCAGGAGCTTACCTTCCAGCTAATCAACCAGCTCAGCACCGACGAATTCCAAACGCAGCAGGTCGACCTGCTAGGCGACCTGTAATCTATCTTTGCCTATACCATGAATACGAACCCGGACGACCTGTTTAGTTTATTTGAACCTGCAGCTCCCACGCTGACTCCGTTGGTCAACGGGGTTGATTTAGCCGCCCTGGAGGCCAAAGTGGAACGCGTGTTTGGCAGCGTTTCCATTGATAAGCGCCGTTTGCCCGCTTCCAAGCTTCAAAGCCGTGGTATCCCCGGCTACGTTGCCGAGTGGGTACTGGAGTCCAAAGTACCCGGCCGGGGCCCGCTTTCAGCCGAAGATGCTGCTAAGGTGCTCGATTGGGCCGCGCGCGTAGTGCCCAAGCCCGATGAGGGCAACCTTATCCGCAACCGTCTCCTAAACGGTGAGGCCGTGCGTATTCTTACCCCCGTGCAGGTAGATGTGGTGCTGTCGGGTAAAAAAGCCGAGCGAGTAGCCAAACTGCCGATGATTGGAGAAGAGCGTGCTCAAATTGCCGAGCACTTGCTCGAAGCTCACCCGGCCTTGCTCCAGCAGGGAATGTGGGGCGTGGCCCAACTGCTCTATATCCGCGACCAAGGCATTGTCATCACCGAGTTTCAACCTATGCAAGCCACCGTCAGCCTCGACCGGTGGCGCGAGGCCCGGCATGAATTCCGGCTGGAAGAGTGGCGGGCCCTGCTGCTGCTTACCATGGGCTACAATCCTGCCGCCTACAGCCCCGAGGCCCAGTTGTTGGTGCTGGCCCGCCTGTTACCGCTGGTGCAGAAGAACGTGCATCTGATGGAATTGGCTCCGAAGGGCACGGGCAAGAGCTACATCTATGAAAATATTTCTCCGCTCGTCCGCCTTATCAGTGGTGGCAATGTTTCGCCTTCGGTGCTATTCGTCAACAACCAAACCAACCAGCCCGGCATCCTCGCCCGCTACGCCGTAGTGGTACTGGATGAGGTACAAACGCTCAAATTCGACAACCCCGCCGAAATCGTCGGCGGCCTGAAAGGCTACTTGGCCAACGGCAAAATCTCCCGCGGCGGCAAGCACGAAATGGCTTCCGACTGCGGCTTCGTGCTGCTGGCCAACATCACCCTCGACGCCAACCAGCGCCCAGCCAACGAGCCCATAGTTGTGCGCGAGCTGCCCGTATTCCTGCAGGAAACCGCCTTCCTTGACCGTATCAAGGGCATGATTCCCGGTTGGGAAGTGCCTAAGCTTTCCCCCGCCAGCTTCGCGGAGCAAAGTGGGCTGAAAGCCGACTACTTCAGCGACATTCTGCTCCACCTGCGCCAGGAGCTAACCACCGACGCCTACTGTGCGCGTCACATCAACCTCGGGCCCGACGCCTACCAGCGCAACCAGGAAAGTGTGCGGGCTCTGGCTAGTGGCTACATGAAGCTGCTTTTTCCTCACGGCGAAGTCAGTCCTGCCGACTTCCAAAAATACTGCGTGGAACCCGCCATCAAACTCCGCCAGGGCGTGTGGGACCAGTTGTTTAACCTCGACGCTGAATACCGTAAATACGGCCGCTACATCACTGTCGAACGGTCTTAGTATCCATGTCTCTCATCTACCTCGACCACCACGCTACCACC from Hymenobacter taeanensis encodes:
- the brxL gene encoding BREX system Lon protease-like protein BrxL; the encoded protein is MNTNPDDLFSLFEPAAPTLTPLVNGVDLAALEAKVERVFGSVSIDKRRLPASKLQSRGIPGYVAEWVLESKVPGRGPLSAEDAAKVLDWAARVVPKPDEGNLIRNRLLNGEAVRILTPVQVDVVLSGKKAERVAKLPMIGEERAQIAEHLLEAHPALLQQGMWGVAQLLYIRDQGIVITEFQPMQATVSLDRWREARHEFRLEEWRALLLLTMGYNPAAYSPEAQLLVLARLLPLVQKNVHLMELAPKGTGKSYIYENISPLVRLISGGNVSPSVLFVNNQTNQPGILARYAVVVLDEVQTLKFDNPAEIVGGLKGYLANGKISRGGKHEMASDCGFVLLANITLDANQRPANEPIVVRELPVFLQETAFLDRIKGMIPGWEVPKLSPASFAEQSGLKADYFSDILLHLRQELTTDAYCARHINLGPDAYQRNQESVRALASGYMKLLFPHGEVSPADFQKYCVEPAIKLRQGVWDQLFNLDAEYRKYGRYITVERS